The Coffea arabica cultivar ET-39 chromosome 1e, Coffea Arabica ET-39 HiFi, whole genome shotgun sequence genome has a window encoding:
- the LOC113706845 gene encoding uncharacterized protein isoform X1 produces the protein MDRLGSLLSLWLPLLLLLCFSTSISSAVYHPHKIPRLSPIRRTNLRDPDDTLTKASRSEDFKSYFYEQTLDHFNYNPKSYTKFNQSYVINSKFWGGAKSNSPIFAYLGAEAPLAGDIETIGFLPDNAPRFKALLVYIEHRFYGNSVPHGSMEKAMKNKAIRGYFNSAQALADYAEVLMHVKHKFSAKNAPIIVVGGSYGGMLASWFRLKYPHIALGALASSAPVLYFDDITPQNGYDSIVTKDFKEESEHCYETIRKSWSEIDEVASKSNGLSILSKRFKTCAPLSSPSELADYLASMFTTAAQYNAPPMYPVAELCSGIDKAPEGTDILGRIFAGVVSFRKDESCYDVLENTIPSETDIGWQWQTCSEMVMPMGHGSNDTIFPSSPFNLPDFIKGCKSSYGVSPRPHWITTYYGGHDIKLIFQRFGSNIIFSNGLKDPYSSAGVRENLSDSLLAVYTAKGSHCLDILAAQKSDPSWLVAQRKLEVEIIDGWIKQYYADLEIFFFKNKN, from the exons ATGGATCGTCTTGGCAGTCTATTATCTCTATGGTTGCCTCTCCTTCTTCTCCTATGCTTCTCAACTTCCATTTCATCAGCTGTATATCACCCCCACAAAATCCCAAGGCTCAGTCCAATACGGAGAACAAATCTTCGAGACCCTGACGATACTCTAACTAAAGCTTCTCGTTCAGAAGATTTCAAATCATACTTTTACGAACAGACACTAGACCACTTCAATTATAACCCAAAAAGCTataccaaattcaaccaaagttATGTGATCAATTCAAAATTCTGGGGTGGTGCCAAGTCGAACTCTCCAATCTTTGCATATCTTGGAGCCGAAGCTCCTTTGGCTGGAGATATAGAGACTATTGGTTTTCTCCCCGATAATGCCCCTCGGTTTAAAGCCCTCCTTGTCTACATAGAG cATAGGTTTTACGGAAACTCTGTACCGCATGGATCAATGGAAAAAGCAATGAAAAATAAAGCTATTCGTGGTTATTTCAACTCGGCTCAAGCTTTAGCTGATTACGCAGAAGTTTTAATGCATGTAAAACATAAATTTTCTGCTAAAAATGCTCCGATTATCGTTGTTGGTGGATCATATGGAGGAA TGCTAGCTTCGTGGTTTCGCCTCAAATATCCTCATATTGCACTTGGTGCTTTAGCATCATCAGCTCCCGTtctttactttgatgacatcacTCCACAAAATGGTTACGATTCCATTGTGACCAAGGACTTTAAA GAGGAGAGTGAGCACTGTTACGAAACTATACGAAAATCATGGTCTGAGATTGACGAAGTTGCTTCTAAATCAAATGGTCTCTCCATTCTCAGCAAAAGATTCAAGACTTGCGC GCCTTTGAGTAGTCCGTCTGAGCTTGCGGATTACTTGGCTTCCATGTTCACAACGGCTGCTCAGTACAACGCACCGCCGATGTATCCCGTCGCTGAGTTGTGTAGTGGAATAGACAAAGCACCCGAAGGAACTGATATTCTTGGCCGCATTTTTGCTGGTGTTGTTTCTTTCAGGAAAGACGAGTCATGCTATGATGTGTTGGAAAATACCATACCCAGTGAAACAGATATAGGATGGCAATGGCAA aCTTGTAGCGAGATGGTGATGCCCATGGGGCATGGCAGCAATGATACAATATTCCCTTCGTCACCTTTCAACCTACCGGATTTCATTAAGGGCTGCAAAAGTTCATATGGGGTCTCACCTCGGCCTCATTGGATCACAACCTATTATGGTGGCCAT GACATAAAATTGATTTTCCAAAGATTTGGAAGCAATATCATATTCTCCAATGGCTTGAAGGATCCTTATAGTAGTGCCGG GGTGCGAGAGAACTTATCCGACAGCCTTCTTGCTGTTTACACAGCTAAAG GATCTCATTGCTTGGACATACTGGCAGCACAAAAAAGTGATCCGTCCTGGTTGGTTGCTCAGAGGAAATTGGAGGTTGAGATCATTGACGGATGGATCAAACAGTATTACGCTgatcttgaaattttcttttttaagaataaaaactaG
- the LOC113706845 gene encoding uncharacterized protein isoform X2, which yields MDRLGSLLSLWLPLLLLLCFSTSISSAVYHPHKIPRLSPIRRTNLRDPDDTLTKASRSEDFKSYFYEQTLDHFNYNPKSYTKFNQSYVINSKFWGGAKSNSPIFAYLGAEAPLAGDIETIGFLPDNAPRFKALLVYIEHRFYGNSVPHGSMEKAMKNKAIRGYFNSAQALADYAEVLMHVKHKFSAKNAPIIVVGGSYGGMLASWFRLKYPHIALGALASSAPVLYFDDITPQNGYDSIVTKDFKEESEHCYETIRKSWSEIDEVASKSNGLSILSKRFKTCAPLSSPSELADYLASMFTTAAQYNAPPMYPVAELCSGIDKAPEGTDILGRIFAGVVSFRKDESCYDVLENTIPSETDIGWQWQTCSEMVMPMGHGSNDTIFPSSPFNLPDFIKGCKSSYGVSPRPHWITTYYGGHDIKLIFQRFGSNIIFSNGLKDPYSSAGVRENLSDSLLAVYTAKVIFCRISLLGHTGSTKK from the exons ATGGATCGTCTTGGCAGTCTATTATCTCTATGGTTGCCTCTCCTTCTTCTCCTATGCTTCTCAACTTCCATTTCATCAGCTGTATATCACCCCCACAAAATCCCAAGGCTCAGTCCAATACGGAGAACAAATCTTCGAGACCCTGACGATACTCTAACTAAAGCTTCTCGTTCAGAAGATTTCAAATCATACTTTTACGAACAGACACTAGACCACTTCAATTATAACCCAAAAAGCTataccaaattcaaccaaagttATGTGATCAATTCAAAATTCTGGGGTGGTGCCAAGTCGAACTCTCCAATCTTTGCATATCTTGGAGCCGAAGCTCCTTTGGCTGGAGATATAGAGACTATTGGTTTTCTCCCCGATAATGCCCCTCGGTTTAAAGCCCTCCTTGTCTACATAGAG cATAGGTTTTACGGAAACTCTGTACCGCATGGATCAATGGAAAAAGCAATGAAAAATAAAGCTATTCGTGGTTATTTCAACTCGGCTCAAGCTTTAGCTGATTACGCAGAAGTTTTAATGCATGTAAAACATAAATTTTCTGCTAAAAATGCTCCGATTATCGTTGTTGGTGGATCATATGGAGGAA TGCTAGCTTCGTGGTTTCGCCTCAAATATCCTCATATTGCACTTGGTGCTTTAGCATCATCAGCTCCCGTtctttactttgatgacatcacTCCACAAAATGGTTACGATTCCATTGTGACCAAGGACTTTAAA GAGGAGAGTGAGCACTGTTACGAAACTATACGAAAATCATGGTCTGAGATTGACGAAGTTGCTTCTAAATCAAATGGTCTCTCCATTCTCAGCAAAAGATTCAAGACTTGCGC GCCTTTGAGTAGTCCGTCTGAGCTTGCGGATTACTTGGCTTCCATGTTCACAACGGCTGCTCAGTACAACGCACCGCCGATGTATCCCGTCGCTGAGTTGTGTAGTGGAATAGACAAAGCACCCGAAGGAACTGATATTCTTGGCCGCATTTTTGCTGGTGTTGTTTCTTTCAGGAAAGACGAGTCATGCTATGATGTGTTGGAAAATACCATACCCAGTGAAACAGATATAGGATGGCAATGGCAA aCTTGTAGCGAGATGGTGATGCCCATGGGGCATGGCAGCAATGATACAATATTCCCTTCGTCACCTTTCAACCTACCGGATTTCATTAAGGGCTGCAAAAGTTCATATGGGGTCTCACCTCGGCCTCATTGGATCACAACCTATTATGGTGGCCAT GACATAAAATTGATTTTCCAAAGATTTGGAAGCAATATCATATTCTCCAATGGCTTGAAGGATCCTTATAGTAGTGCCGG GGTGCGAGAGAACTTATCCGACAGCCTTCTTGCTGTTTACACAGCTAAAG TCATTTTTTGCAGGATCTCATTGCTTGGACATACTGGCAGCACAAAAAAGTGA
- the LOC113695266 gene encoding uncharacterized protein isoform X4, giving the protein MKPPTPKSYGVPLILLLFSIYSNSGAPYNIPRLTLHGSIPQYLESISPSSSPVSLHDFETYFYEQTLDHFNYGPPSYATFKQKYAINTKYWGGANSSSPIFAHLGAESPLDHDFLRVGFPVDHAPFFNALVVYVEHRYYGESVPFGSMEEALKNETTRGFFNSAQAIADYAEVLLYVKERFSSPNSPVIVFGGSYGGMLAAAAWFRLKYPHIAIGALASSAPVLYFDNITPQDGYYWIVTKDFLATSASCYRTIKDSWDIVDNIASQPGGLSILSQRFKTCSHLNSGVELKNFLVSMYASHAQYNHPPDYPLTVLCEAIDRAGSQTDIIGQIFAGVESAFGKNSSCYDVNYFHRPTETNEGWGWQRCSEMVMPIGRTVEAHMFQPAPFNLTEFTQYCKLVYGVPPRPHWITTYYGGHDIKLTLQKFASNIIFSNGRKDPYSSGGVLEDLSDSLLAISTAHGCHGLDLYPANQSTDPEWLVMQRKMEVRIIEGWIKTYYADLSSIN; this is encoded by the exons ATGAAACCTCCAACACCAAAATCTTATGGAGTCCCTCTTATTCTCTTGCTCTTCTCAATTTATTCCAATTCAGGAGCACCATATAATATTCCGAGGCTAACTCTTCACGGATCAATTCCCCAATATCTTGAATCCATCTCTCCATCATCATCTCCTGTATCACTACATGATTTCGAAACGTACTTCTACGAACAAACTCTAGACCACTTTAATTATGGACCTCCAAGTTATGCCACTTTCAAGCAGAAATATGCCATCAACACTAAATACTGGGGTGGTGCAAATTCAAGCTCACCAATATTTGCACATCTTGGAGCAGAAAGCCCACTTGATCATGATTTCCTCCGTGTTGGTTTTCCTGTTGATCATGCTCCCTTCTTTAATGCTCTTGTTGTTTATGTAGAG CATCGATATTATGGAGAATCagttccatttggttcaatggAAGAAGCATTAAAAAATGAGACCACTCGCGGATTCTTTAACTCAGCTCAGGCTATAGCTGATTATGCAGAGGTCTTGCTATACGTGAAGGAGAGATTTTCTTCTCCAAATTCTCCAGTTATTGTCTTTGGGGGGTCATATGGAGGAA TGCTGGCAGCAGCAGCATGGTTCCGGCTCAAGTATCCAcacattgctattggagctttAGCCTCATCAGCACCCGTTCTTTATTTCGACAACATCACTCCGCAAGATGGATATTACTGGATCGTgaccaaagattttctt GCGACTAGCGCAAGTTGTTACCGGACAATCAAAGATTCGTGGGATATAGTTGACAATATCGCCTCTCAACCAGGTGGTCTCTCCATTCTGAGTCAGAGATTCAAGACTTGCTC GCACTTGAACAGTGGCGTTGAGCTCAAGAATTTTTTAGTGTCAATGTATGCATCCCATGCTCAATATAATCATCCGCCTGATTATCCTCTTACAGTGCTCTGTGAAGCCATTGATCGAGCTGGAAGCCAGACTGATATTATTGGCCAAATATTTGCTGGTGTTGAGTCTGCATTTGGAAAGAATTCATCCTGCTATGATGTCAACTACTTTCATCGTCCCACTGAAACAAACGAGGGATGGGGTTGGCAa AGATGTAGTGAAATGGTAATGCCCATTGGACGGACTGTTGAAGCTCATATGTTCCAGCCAGCCCCTTTTAATTTGACGGAGTTCACCCAATACTGTAAACTTGTTTATGGCGTCCCGCCTCGACCTCATTGGATCACAACCTACTACGGAGGCCAT GACATAAAACTTACCCTTCAGAAGTTTGCCAGCAACATCATTTTTTCTAATGGTCGAAAAGATCCTTATAGCAGTGGCGG GGTGCTCGAGGACTTATCTGACAGTCTTTTGGCTATATCTACCGCTCATG GGTGTCATGGCTTAGACTTATATCCAGCAAACCAAAGTACGGATCCAGAGTGGTTAGTCATGCAACGGAAGATGGAGGTTCGAATCATCGAAGGATGGATCAAAACGTATTATGCTGATCTTTCTTCCATTAATTAA
- the LOC113695266 gene encoding uncharacterized protein isoform X1, translating into MKPPTPKSYGVPLILLLFSIYSNSGAPYNIPRLTLHGSIPQYLESISPSSSPVSLHDFETYFYEQTLDHFNYGPPSYATFKQKYAINTKYWGGANSSSPIFAHLGAESPLDHDFLRVGFPVDHAPFFNALVVYVEHRYYGESVPFGSMEEALKNETTRGFFNSAQAIADYAEVLLYVKERFSSPNSPVIVFGGSYGGMLAAAAWFRLKYPHIAIGALASSAPVLYFDNITPQDGYYWIVTKDFLATSASCYRTIKDSWDIVDNIASQPGGLSILSQRFKTCSHLNSGVELKNFLVSMYASHAQYNHPPDYPLTVLCEAIDRAGSQTDIIGQIFAGVESAFGKNSSCYDVNYFHRPTETNEGWGWQRCSEMVMPIGRTVEAHMFQPAPFNLTEFTQYCKLVYGVPPRPHWITTYYGGHDIKLTLQKFASNIIFSNGRKDPYSSGGVLEDLSDSLLAISTAHETGPDLQSVGQRLSWKQEKRLDTFRGAFDKWSVHSFSPVCYPTLGVLHLLVYKFKNILFSHFRVSWLRLISSKPKYGSRVVSHATEDGGSNHRRMDQNVLC; encoded by the exons ATGAAACCTCCAACACCAAAATCTTATGGAGTCCCTCTTATTCTCTTGCTCTTCTCAATTTATTCCAATTCAGGAGCACCATATAATATTCCGAGGCTAACTCTTCACGGATCAATTCCCCAATATCTTGAATCCATCTCTCCATCATCATCTCCTGTATCACTACATGATTTCGAAACGTACTTCTACGAACAAACTCTAGACCACTTTAATTATGGACCTCCAAGTTATGCCACTTTCAAGCAGAAATATGCCATCAACACTAAATACTGGGGTGGTGCAAATTCAAGCTCACCAATATTTGCACATCTTGGAGCAGAAAGCCCACTTGATCATGATTTCCTCCGTGTTGGTTTTCCTGTTGATCATGCTCCCTTCTTTAATGCTCTTGTTGTTTATGTAGAG CATCGATATTATGGAGAATCagttccatttggttcaatggAAGAAGCATTAAAAAATGAGACCACTCGCGGATTCTTTAACTCAGCTCAGGCTATAGCTGATTATGCAGAGGTCTTGCTATACGTGAAGGAGAGATTTTCTTCTCCAAATTCTCCAGTTATTGTCTTTGGGGGGTCATATGGAGGAA TGCTGGCAGCAGCAGCATGGTTCCGGCTCAAGTATCCAcacattgctattggagctttAGCCTCATCAGCACCCGTTCTTTATTTCGACAACATCACTCCGCAAGATGGATATTACTGGATCGTgaccaaagattttctt GCGACTAGCGCAAGTTGTTACCGGACAATCAAAGATTCGTGGGATATAGTTGACAATATCGCCTCTCAACCAGGTGGTCTCTCCATTCTGAGTCAGAGATTCAAGACTTGCTC GCACTTGAACAGTGGCGTTGAGCTCAAGAATTTTTTAGTGTCAATGTATGCATCCCATGCTCAATATAATCATCCGCCTGATTATCCTCTTACAGTGCTCTGTGAAGCCATTGATCGAGCTGGAAGCCAGACTGATATTATTGGCCAAATATTTGCTGGTGTTGAGTCTGCATTTGGAAAGAATTCATCCTGCTATGATGTCAACTACTTTCATCGTCCCACTGAAACAAACGAGGGATGGGGTTGGCAa AGATGTAGTGAAATGGTAATGCCCATTGGACGGACTGTTGAAGCTCATATGTTCCAGCCAGCCCCTTTTAATTTGACGGAGTTCACCCAATACTGTAAACTTGTTTATGGCGTCCCGCCTCGACCTCATTGGATCACAACCTACTACGGAGGCCAT GACATAAAACTTACCCTTCAGAAGTTTGCCAGCAACATCATTTTTTCTAATGGTCGAAAAGATCCTTATAGCAGTGGCGG GGTGCTCGAGGACTTATCTGACAGTCTTTTGGCTATATCTACCGCTCATG AGACAGGGCCTGACCTACAATCCGTTGGACAACGTCTCAGTtggaaacaagaaaaaagattAGATACATTTCGTGGAGCATTTGACAAATGGTCTGTACATAGTTTTTCTCCTGTATGTTATCCAACACTTGGTGTCTTACATTTACTAGTTTATAAGTTCAAAAACATATTATTTTCACATTTCAGGGTGTCATGGCTTAGACTTATATCCAGCAAACCAAAGTACGGATCCAGAGTGGTTAGTCATGCAACGGAAGATGGAGGTTCGAATCATCGAAGGATGGATCAAAACGTATTATGCTGA
- the LOC113695266 gene encoding uncharacterized protein isoform X3, which translates to MKPPTPKSYGVPLILLLFSIYSNSGAPYNIPRLTLHGSIPQYLESISPSSSPVSLHDFETYFYEQTLDHFNYGPPSYATFKQKYAINTKYWGGANSSSPIFAHLGAESPLDHDFLRVGFPVDHAPFFNALVVYVEHRYYGESVPFGSMEEALKNETTRGFFNSAQAIADYAEVLLYVKERFSSPNSPVIVFGGSYGGMLAAAAWFRLKYPHIAIGALASSAPVLYFDNITPQDGYYWIVTKDFLATSASCYRTIKDSWDIVDNIASQPGGLSILSQRFKTCSHLNSGVELKNFLVSMYASHAQYNHPPDYPLTVLCEAIDRAGSQTDIIGQIFAGVESAFGKNSSCYDVNYFHRPTETNEGWGWQRCSEMVMPIGRTVEAHMFQPAPFNLTEFTQYCKLVYGVPPRPHWITTYYGGHDIKLTLQKFASNIIFSNGRKDPYSSGGVLEDLSDSLLAISTAHETGPDLQSVGQRLSWKQEKRLDTFRGAFDKWVSWLRLISSKPKYGSRVVSHATEDGGSNHRRMDQNVLC; encoded by the exons ATGAAACCTCCAACACCAAAATCTTATGGAGTCCCTCTTATTCTCTTGCTCTTCTCAATTTATTCCAATTCAGGAGCACCATATAATATTCCGAGGCTAACTCTTCACGGATCAATTCCCCAATATCTTGAATCCATCTCTCCATCATCATCTCCTGTATCACTACATGATTTCGAAACGTACTTCTACGAACAAACTCTAGACCACTTTAATTATGGACCTCCAAGTTATGCCACTTTCAAGCAGAAATATGCCATCAACACTAAATACTGGGGTGGTGCAAATTCAAGCTCACCAATATTTGCACATCTTGGAGCAGAAAGCCCACTTGATCATGATTTCCTCCGTGTTGGTTTTCCTGTTGATCATGCTCCCTTCTTTAATGCTCTTGTTGTTTATGTAGAG CATCGATATTATGGAGAATCagttccatttggttcaatggAAGAAGCATTAAAAAATGAGACCACTCGCGGATTCTTTAACTCAGCTCAGGCTATAGCTGATTATGCAGAGGTCTTGCTATACGTGAAGGAGAGATTTTCTTCTCCAAATTCTCCAGTTATTGTCTTTGGGGGGTCATATGGAGGAA TGCTGGCAGCAGCAGCATGGTTCCGGCTCAAGTATCCAcacattgctattggagctttAGCCTCATCAGCACCCGTTCTTTATTTCGACAACATCACTCCGCAAGATGGATATTACTGGATCGTgaccaaagattttctt GCGACTAGCGCAAGTTGTTACCGGACAATCAAAGATTCGTGGGATATAGTTGACAATATCGCCTCTCAACCAGGTGGTCTCTCCATTCTGAGTCAGAGATTCAAGACTTGCTC GCACTTGAACAGTGGCGTTGAGCTCAAGAATTTTTTAGTGTCAATGTATGCATCCCATGCTCAATATAATCATCCGCCTGATTATCCTCTTACAGTGCTCTGTGAAGCCATTGATCGAGCTGGAAGCCAGACTGATATTATTGGCCAAATATTTGCTGGTGTTGAGTCTGCATTTGGAAAGAATTCATCCTGCTATGATGTCAACTACTTTCATCGTCCCACTGAAACAAACGAGGGATGGGGTTGGCAa AGATGTAGTGAAATGGTAATGCCCATTGGACGGACTGTTGAAGCTCATATGTTCCAGCCAGCCCCTTTTAATTTGACGGAGTTCACCCAATACTGTAAACTTGTTTATGGCGTCCCGCCTCGACCTCATTGGATCACAACCTACTACGGAGGCCAT GACATAAAACTTACCCTTCAGAAGTTTGCCAGCAACATCATTTTTTCTAATGGTCGAAAAGATCCTTATAGCAGTGGCGG GGTGCTCGAGGACTTATCTGACAGTCTTTTGGCTATATCTACCGCTCATG AGACAGGGCCTGACCTACAATCCGTTGGACAACGTCTCAGTtggaaacaagaaaaaagattAGATACATTTCGTGGAGCATTTGACAAATG GGTGTCATGGCTTAGACTTATATCCAGCAAACCAAAGTACGGATCCAGAGTGGTTAGTCATGCAACGGAAGATGGAGGTTCGAATCATCGAAGGATGGATCAAAACGTATTATGCTGA
- the LOC113695266 gene encoding uncharacterized protein isoform X2: MKPPTPKSYGVPLILLLFSIYSNSGAPYNIPRLTLHGSIPQYLESISPSSSPVSLHDFETYFYEQTLDHFNYGPPSYATFKQKYAINTKYWGGANSSSPIFAHLGAESPLDHDFLRHRYYGESVPFGSMEEALKNETTRGFFNSAQAIADYAEVLLYVKERFSSPNSPVIVFGGSYGGMLAAAAWFRLKYPHIAIGALASSAPVLYFDNITPQDGYYWIVTKDFLATSASCYRTIKDSWDIVDNIASQPGGLSILSQRFKTCSHLNSGVELKNFLVSMYASHAQYNHPPDYPLTVLCEAIDRAGSQTDIIGQIFAGVESAFGKNSSCYDVNYFHRPTETNEGWGWQRCSEMVMPIGRTVEAHMFQPAPFNLTEFTQYCKLVYGVPPRPHWITTYYGGHDIKLTLQKFASNIIFSNGRKDPYSSGGVLEDLSDSLLAISTAHETGPDLQSVGQRLSWKQEKRLDTFRGAFDKWSVHSFSPVCYPTLGVLHLLVYKFKNILFSHFRVSWLRLISSKPKYGSRVVSHATEDGGSNHRRMDQNVLC; the protein is encoded by the exons ATGAAACCTCCAACACCAAAATCTTATGGAGTCCCTCTTATTCTCTTGCTCTTCTCAATTTATTCCAATTCAGGAGCACCATATAATATTCCGAGGCTAACTCTTCACGGATCAATTCCCCAATATCTTGAATCCATCTCTCCATCATCATCTCCTGTATCACTACATGATTTCGAAACGTACTTCTACGAACAAACTCTAGACCACTTTAATTATGGACCTCCAAGTTATGCCACTTTCAAGCAGAAATATGCCATCAACACTAAATACTGGGGTGGTGCAAATTCAAGCTCACCAATATTTGCACATCTTGGAGCAGAAAGCCCACTTGATCATGATTTCCTCCGT CATCGATATTATGGAGAATCagttccatttggttcaatggAAGAAGCATTAAAAAATGAGACCACTCGCGGATTCTTTAACTCAGCTCAGGCTATAGCTGATTATGCAGAGGTCTTGCTATACGTGAAGGAGAGATTTTCTTCTCCAAATTCTCCAGTTATTGTCTTTGGGGGGTCATATGGAGGAA TGCTGGCAGCAGCAGCATGGTTCCGGCTCAAGTATCCAcacattgctattggagctttAGCCTCATCAGCACCCGTTCTTTATTTCGACAACATCACTCCGCAAGATGGATATTACTGGATCGTgaccaaagattttctt GCGACTAGCGCAAGTTGTTACCGGACAATCAAAGATTCGTGGGATATAGTTGACAATATCGCCTCTCAACCAGGTGGTCTCTCCATTCTGAGTCAGAGATTCAAGACTTGCTC GCACTTGAACAGTGGCGTTGAGCTCAAGAATTTTTTAGTGTCAATGTATGCATCCCATGCTCAATATAATCATCCGCCTGATTATCCTCTTACAGTGCTCTGTGAAGCCATTGATCGAGCTGGAAGCCAGACTGATATTATTGGCCAAATATTTGCTGGTGTTGAGTCTGCATTTGGAAAGAATTCATCCTGCTATGATGTCAACTACTTTCATCGTCCCACTGAAACAAACGAGGGATGGGGTTGGCAa AGATGTAGTGAAATGGTAATGCCCATTGGACGGACTGTTGAAGCTCATATGTTCCAGCCAGCCCCTTTTAATTTGACGGAGTTCACCCAATACTGTAAACTTGTTTATGGCGTCCCGCCTCGACCTCATTGGATCACAACCTACTACGGAGGCCAT GACATAAAACTTACCCTTCAGAAGTTTGCCAGCAACATCATTTTTTCTAATGGTCGAAAAGATCCTTATAGCAGTGGCGG GGTGCTCGAGGACTTATCTGACAGTCTTTTGGCTATATCTACCGCTCATG AGACAGGGCCTGACCTACAATCCGTTGGACAACGTCTCAGTtggaaacaagaaaaaagattAGATACATTTCGTGGAGCATTTGACAAATGGTCTGTACATAGTTTTTCTCCTGTATGTTATCCAACACTTGGTGTCTTACATTTACTAGTTTATAAGTTCAAAAACATATTATTTTCACATTTCAGGGTGTCATGGCTTAGACTTATATCCAGCAAACCAAAGTACGGATCCAGAGTGGTTAGTCATGCAACGGAAGATGGAGGTTCGAATCATCGAAGGATGGATCAAAACGTATTATGCTGA
- the LOC113695266 gene encoding uncharacterized protein isoform X5: MEEALKNETTRGFFNSAQAIADYAEVLLYVKERFSSPNSPVIVFGGSYGGMLAAAAWFRLKYPHIAIGALASSAPVLYFDNITPQDGYYWIVTKDFLATSASCYRTIKDSWDIVDNIASQPGGLSILSQRFKTCSHLNSGVELKNFLVSMYASHAQYNHPPDYPLTVLCEAIDRAGSQTDIIGQIFAGVESAFGKNSSCYDVNYFHRPTETNEGWGWQRCSEMVMPIGRTVEAHMFQPAPFNLTEFTQYCKLVYGVPPRPHWITTYYGGHDIKLTLQKFASNIIFSNGRKDPYSSGGVLEDLSDSLLAISTAHETGPDLQSVGQRLSWKQEKRLDTFRGAFDKWSVHSFSPVCYPTLGVLHLLVYKFKNILFSHFRVSWLRLISSKPKYGSRVVSHATEDGGSNHRRMDQNVLC; the protein is encoded by the exons atggAAGAAGCATTAAAAAATGAGACCACTCGCGGATTCTTTAACTCAGCTCAGGCTATAGCTGATTATGCAGAGGTCTTGCTATACGTGAAGGAGAGATTTTCTTCTCCAAATTCTCCAGTTATTGTCTTTGGGGGGTCATATGGAGGAA TGCTGGCAGCAGCAGCATGGTTCCGGCTCAAGTATCCAcacattgctattggagctttAGCCTCATCAGCACCCGTTCTTTATTTCGACAACATCACTCCGCAAGATGGATATTACTGGATCGTgaccaaagattttctt GCGACTAGCGCAAGTTGTTACCGGACAATCAAAGATTCGTGGGATATAGTTGACAATATCGCCTCTCAACCAGGTGGTCTCTCCATTCTGAGTCAGAGATTCAAGACTTGCTC GCACTTGAACAGTGGCGTTGAGCTCAAGAATTTTTTAGTGTCAATGTATGCATCCCATGCTCAATATAATCATCCGCCTGATTATCCTCTTACAGTGCTCTGTGAAGCCATTGATCGAGCTGGAAGCCAGACTGATATTATTGGCCAAATATTTGCTGGTGTTGAGTCTGCATTTGGAAAGAATTCATCCTGCTATGATGTCAACTACTTTCATCGTCCCACTGAAACAAACGAGGGATGGGGTTGGCAa AGATGTAGTGAAATGGTAATGCCCATTGGACGGACTGTTGAAGCTCATATGTTCCAGCCAGCCCCTTTTAATTTGACGGAGTTCACCCAATACTGTAAACTTGTTTATGGCGTCCCGCCTCGACCTCATTGGATCACAACCTACTACGGAGGCCAT GACATAAAACTTACCCTTCAGAAGTTTGCCAGCAACATCATTTTTTCTAATGGTCGAAAAGATCCTTATAGCAGTGGCGG GGTGCTCGAGGACTTATCTGACAGTCTTTTGGCTATATCTACCGCTCATG AGACAGGGCCTGACCTACAATCCGTTGGACAACGTCTCAGTtggaaacaagaaaaaagattAGATACATTTCGTGGAGCATTTGACAAATGGTCTGTACATAGTTTTTCTCCTGTATGTTATCCAACACTTGGTGTCTTACATTTACTAGTTTATAAGTTCAAAAACATATTATTTTCACATTTCAGGGTGTCATGGCTTAGACTTATATCCAGCAAACCAAAGTACGGATCCAGAGTGGTTAGTCATGCAACGGAAGATGGAGGTTCGAATCATCGAAGGATGGATCAAAACGTATTATGCTGA